A single region of the Gephyromycinifex aptenodytis genome encodes:
- the dop gene encoding depupylase/deamidase Dop: MTVRRAMGIETEYGISVPGRPALNPILLSGRVVTSYADAGHGQAHRTKWDYAGESPLADARGFTMSRAVAHSSQLTDEWADDPAVANVCLPNGARLYVDHAHPEYSSPEVATPREALIWDRAGEVVMAEAARLAASDIEPPIDLYKNNTDGKGASYGTHENYLVSRHTPFEDIVAGITPFFVARQIMCGAGRVGIGQNSEEPGYQISSRADFFEAEVGLETTYRRPIVNTRDEPHAYRDKYRRLHVIIGDANLCDVANLLKIGTTSLVLGLIEAGRVPSELQLADPLRALRTISHDPDLGATVETRDGRRLTAVDLMWSYYELAAEHCSELAGGRLEDADADTREVLDIWETLLSDLGTDPATCADRVDWIAKRQLLEGYRARDGLTWQDSRLSLIDIQWSDLRAGKGLARRLEARGRMQRLVSDDEIEHAVTHPPESTRAYFRGQCVRRYPGNVVAASWETVLFDLPGQRALQRLSMGEPFRGSAALTRELFERHSEAADLLRELSDDI; this comes from the coding sequence ATGACGGTGCGACGGGCGATGGGTATCGAGACCGAATACGGCATCAGCGTCCCTGGCCGGCCGGCGCTGAACCCCATCCTGCTGTCCGGTCGGGTCGTGACGAGCTATGCCGACGCCGGGCACGGGCAGGCACATCGCACGAAGTGGGATTACGCCGGGGAATCACCGCTGGCCGACGCGCGCGGCTTCACGATGAGCCGAGCGGTGGCGCACAGTAGCCAGCTCACCGACGAATGGGCCGATGACCCGGCCGTGGCGAACGTGTGCCTACCCAACGGGGCACGCTTGTACGTCGATCACGCCCACCCCGAATATTCCTCCCCGGAGGTGGCCACCCCGCGGGAGGCGCTGATCTGGGACCGTGCCGGCGAAGTAGTGATGGCCGAGGCCGCCCGCCTGGCCGCCTCCGACATCGAACCGCCGATCGACCTGTACAAGAACAACACCGACGGCAAGGGTGCCTCCTACGGCACTCACGAGAACTACCTGGTCTCCCGGCACACCCCGTTCGAGGACATCGTTGCCGGGATCACCCCGTTCTTTGTGGCCCGCCAGATCATGTGTGGCGCGGGCCGGGTGGGAATCGGGCAGAACTCCGAAGAGCCCGGTTATCAAATCTCCTCGCGGGCGGACTTCTTCGAGGCCGAGGTGGGCCTGGAGACGACCTACCGCCGTCCCATCGTCAACACCCGCGACGAGCCGCACGCCTACCGGGATAAATACCGGCGCCTGCACGTGATCATCGGCGATGCCAACCTGTGCGACGTCGCCAACCTGCTCAAGATTGGCACCACGAGCCTGGTCCTGGGCCTTATCGAAGCCGGCAGGGTGCCCAGCGAACTGCAACTGGCAGACCCGTTGCGGGCGCTGCGGACGATCTCTCACGATCCCGACCTGGGCGCCACCGTGGAAACCCGCGACGGGCGTCGCCTCACCGCTGTGGACCTGATGTGGTCCTACTACGAACTGGCGGCCGAGCACTGCAGTGAGCTTGCCGGTGGCCGCCTCGAAGACGCCGACGCCGACACCCGGGAGGTGCTGGATATCTGGGAAACGCTGCTCAGCGACCTGGGCACCGATCCCGCAACCTGCGCCGACCGCGTGGACTGGATCGCCAAACGGCAACTGTTGGAGGGCTACCGGGCCCGGGACGGGCTTACCTGGCAGGACTCGCGGCTATCCCTCATCGACATTCAATGGTCGGACCTGCGAGCAGGCAAAGGGCTCGCGCGCAGGCTCGAGGCGCGCGGGCGAATGCAGCGTCTGGTCAGCGACGACGAGATTGAACACGCCGTGACCCATCCACCTGAGAGCACCCGGGCCTACTTCCGCGGGCAGTGTGTGCGCCGGTACCCGGGCAACGTCGTGGCAGCCTCATGGGAGACCGTCCTGTTCGATCTACCCGGTCAGCGAGCACTGCAGCGGTTGTCGATGGGGGAGCCCTTCCGGGGCAGCGCTGCCCTCACCCGGGAGCTGTTCGAACGACACAGCGAGGCCGCCGATTTGTTGCGTGAACTCAGCGACGACATCTGA
- a CDS encoding tRNA (adenine-N1)-methyltransferase codes for MDSSLPEPTGVTLRRGPFQVGDRVQLTDPKGRLHTITLQAGGQFFTHRGSLAHDDIIGAPDGSTTTNTSGVEYLALRPLLSDYVMSMPRGAAVVYPKDAGQIVAMADIFPGARVVEAGVGSGALSMSLLRAVGDAGSLHSFERREDFAEIAKSNVAAFFGAPHPAWQVTVGDLVESLPAAVEPGSVDRVVLDMLAPWECLDVVGDALTPGGVLICYVATATQLSRVAEDIREHGGFTEPSAWESLVRGWHLEGLAVRPEHRMHGHTGFLITTRRLAPGVTPPLRKRRPAKGAYGEDAADMPSRENDWSTEAIGERQISDKKVRRLRRAADAAAEAGSTQERENRAEQAAEAVDVTDTAEGRPVCSADEIVEQGEVT; via the coding sequence ATGGACTCCTCCCTCCCCGAACCCACCGGCGTCACCTTGCGTCGCGGCCCCTTCCAGGTTGGAGACAGGGTCCAACTCACCGACCCCAAGGGTCGCCTACACACCATCACTCTGCAGGCCGGCGGACAGTTCTTCACCCACCGCGGCAGCCTGGCCCACGACGACATCATCGGCGCCCCCGACGGCTCGACCACGACGAACACCTCGGGTGTTGAGTACCTTGCGCTGCGGCCCCTGCTGTCGGACTACGTCATGTCCATGCCGCGCGGCGCAGCCGTGGTGTACCCCAAGGACGCCGGTCAGATCGTGGCCATGGCTGACATCTTCCCCGGAGCCCGCGTCGTGGAAGCGGGGGTGGGTTCGGGTGCATTGTCGATGTCACTGCTGCGGGCCGTCGGGGATGCCGGATCCCTGCATTCCTTCGAGCGCCGCGAAGACTTCGCCGAGATCGCCAAATCCAACGTTGCCGCCTTCTTCGGCGCACCGCATCCCGCCTGGCAGGTGACGGTCGGGGACCTGGTGGAGTCCTTGCCGGCAGCCGTGGAGCCGGGCAGCGTAGACCGGGTCGTCCTGGACATGCTGGCCCCCTGGGAGTGCCTGGACGTGGTGGGGGACGCGCTGACTCCCGGCGGTGTCCTCATCTGTTATGTCGCCACCGCGACCCAGTTGTCTCGGGTCGCAGAGGACATCCGCGAACACGGCGGGTTCACCGAACCCTCGGCGTGGGAGTCCCTGGTGCGCGGGTGGCACCTGGAGGGCCTGGCAGTCCGGCCGGAGCATCGGATGCACGGTCACACCGGTTTCCTCATCACCACCCGGCGGTTGGCCCCCGGGGTGACGCCCCCGCTGCGTAAACGGCGCCCGGCGAAGGGTGCCTACGGCGAAGACGCAGCCGACATGCCCTCCCGCGAGAACGACTGGAGCACCGAAGCGATCGGCGAGCGGCAGATCTCGGACAAGAAGGTCCGCAGACTGCGCCGAGCGGCTGACGCGGCAGCTGAGGCCGGCAGCACGCAGGAACGAGAGAACCGCGCCGAGCAGGCTGCCGAGGCCGTCGACGTTACCGACACCGCTGAGGGCAGGCCCGTCTGCAGCGCCGATGAGATCGTTGAGCAAGGTGAGGTGACATGA
- the bioB gene encoding biotin synthase BioB: MEFIDSLVEKALQRQPITREEALAVLRTHDADILDVVAGAYRVRREFFGRRVKLNYLVNIKSGLCPEDCSYCSQRLGSQAEILKYSLAKPDAVLTMAKAGVNGGAKRVCLVSSGRGPSDRDITKVTDAIEALKGEHPDVEVCACLGLLKEGQAARLAEAGADAYNHNLNTASERYDDICSTHTFEDRVDTVVKAHAAGMSACSGLIAGTGESDADLVSVVFSLKELGADSIPVNFLIPFDGTPLGETWNLTPQQCLRILAMVRFVCPDSEVRIAGGREIHLRTLQPLGLHIANSIFLGDYLTSEGQAAIADLEMIRDAGFIVEDKESEPGQLLAHAGGGIEVETVEAGCGGQSGCGADSGCGSQGSCAGEPGTVAQTGIDEDAADRVLAGMLSGVGSEEVRIRQRGIGTDVSPNA, from the coding sequence ATGGAATTCATCGACAGTCTCGTTGAGAAGGCTCTGCAACGGCAGCCGATCACCCGTGAGGAGGCGCTCGCCGTGTTGCGCACGCACGACGCCGACATCCTCGACGTCGTTGCCGGTGCCTACCGGGTGCGACGTGAGTTCTTCGGGCGGCGGGTCAAGCTGAACTACCTGGTCAACATCAAGTCGGGTCTGTGCCCCGAGGACTGCTCTTACTGCAGCCAACGTCTCGGCAGCCAAGCCGAGATTCTCAAGTACTCCCTGGCCAAGCCGGACGCAGTGCTCACCATGGCCAAAGCCGGCGTCAACGGCGGCGCCAAACGGGTTTGCCTGGTCTCCAGCGGACGCGGGCCCAGCGACCGCGACATCACCAAGGTCACCGACGCCATTGAGGCACTCAAGGGGGAGCATCCGGACGTCGAGGTGTGCGCCTGCCTCGGGCTGCTGAAGGAAGGTCAGGCCGCGCGGCTCGCCGAGGCCGGCGCCGATGCCTACAACCACAACCTCAACACCGCCTCCGAGCGCTATGACGACATCTGCTCCACGCACACCTTCGAGGACCGCGTCGACACGGTCGTCAAGGCCCACGCCGCAGGGATGTCCGCCTGCTCGGGGCTCATCGCCGGCACCGGCGAAAGCGATGCGGATCTGGTCTCGGTCGTGTTCAGCCTCAAGGAGCTCGGCGCCGACTCGATCCCGGTCAACTTCCTCATCCCCTTCGACGGGACGCCGCTGGGTGAGACCTGGAACCTCACACCGCAGCAGTGTCTGCGCATTCTGGCCATGGTTCGCTTCGTCTGCCCCGACTCCGAGGTGCGGATCGCCGGTGGGCGTGAGATTCACCTGCGCACCCTGCAGCCGCTGGGGTTGCACATCGCCAACTCGATCTTCCTGGGTGACTACCTCACCAGCGAAGGACAGGCGGCCATCGCCGACCTGGAGATGATTCGAGACGCGGGCTTCATCGTCGAGGACAAGGAGAGCGAGCCCGGCCAACTTCTGGCGCACGCGGGCGGCGGCATCGAAGTAGAGACTGTGGAAGCCGGCTGCGGCGGGCAGAGCGGGTGCGGCGCAGACAGCGGCTGCGGTAGCCAGGGTTCCTGCGCAGGCGAGCCCGGGACGGTGGCGCAGACCGGGATCGACGAAGATGCCGCCGATCGAGTTCTTGCCGGGATGCTTTCCGGGGTCGGTTCCGAAGAGGTCCGGATCCGCCAGCGCGGTATCGGTACGGACGTCTCACCGAACGCCTGA
- a CDS encoding DUF3054 domain-containing protein — protein MTDRITGRISAPVAALVDALGVLVFAAIGRRSHAESGGLVGVLTTAWPFLAGAGLGWVIVWLWRRHAPTDLAGGVVVWLATVAGGMLLRALSGAGTAVSFILVTTAVTALILLGWRAVARAILARRSAAPHA, from the coding sequence ATGACTGACCGGATCACAGGACGAATCTCGGCACCTGTTGCCGCCCTTGTGGACGCTTTGGGTGTGCTGGTTTTCGCAGCGATCGGGCGTCGGTCGCACGCCGAATCGGGTGGCCTGGTCGGTGTGCTCACAACGGCCTGGCCCTTTCTCGCCGGCGCCGGGCTCGGCTGGGTGATCGTGTGGCTGTGGCGACGCCACGCCCCCACGGATCTGGCCGGCGGGGTGGTGGTGTGGCTCGCCACGGTCGCGGGCGGGATGTTGTTGCGGGCGCTGAGCGGGGCCGGCACCGCCGTGTCCTTCATCCTGGTCACCACAGCGGTCACAGCGCTCATCCTGCTCGGCTGGCGCGCGGTGGCCAGGGCGATCCTGGCCCGGCGCAGCGCGGCGCCGCACGCCTGA
- a CDS encoding site-2 protease family protein: MNPTFPERTVTGWRITGPGGVPVIITPSWLVLAVLIVMYFGPQLRLSLPGPQAYLVAFAYAVLLLLSVLVHEAAHALAASAFGYPVERIVVNLFGGHTAYKTCDVSPGRLAIVSAVGPLANGALAAVSFGLLNLAHGQVSWWLLAAAVATNALIGAFNLLPGLPLDGGFVLDALIWKLTGKRHLGLRFAGWAGRVLVALLLVWAIVLPLSSGRTPSFFVIAWAGLIGAVLWSGASSAIDRARTVQALERVLLEPLLHPAICVPGRMPLAEALAHAETGARTVVVLSTNGSPQGVLAPLELDELPAEGRHDLLSAPVSAFCLRQPPGWVLEAGERAWGPARILEAMRSAQTPMVLLRGEHGDSVVLASDLQQAHDLEQSGVQTTRARRG, translated from the coding sequence ATGAACCCCACCTTCCCGGAGCGCACCGTGACCGGCTGGCGGATCACGGGGCCCGGCGGGGTTCCGGTCATCATCACACCCAGCTGGCTGGTCTTGGCTGTACTCATCGTCATGTACTTCGGCCCGCAACTGAGGCTGTCCCTGCCGGGGCCGCAGGCCTACCTCGTCGCGTTCGCCTATGCGGTGCTGCTGCTGCTGTCGGTGCTGGTCCACGAGGCCGCGCATGCCTTGGCGGCCAGCGCCTTCGGCTATCCGGTGGAACGAATCGTGGTGAACCTCTTCGGGGGCCACACCGCATACAAGACCTGCGATGTCTCCCCGGGACGGCTGGCAATCGTCTCCGCGGTGGGCCCGTTGGCCAATGGCGCGCTCGCTGCCGTCAGCTTCGGGTTGCTCAACCTGGCTCACGGGCAGGTTTCGTGGTGGCTGCTTGCTGCTGCGGTGGCCACCAACGCGCTGATCGGCGCGTTCAATCTGCTGCCGGGGTTGCCGTTGGACGGCGGCTTCGTCCTGGACGCGCTCATCTGGAAACTCACCGGTAAGCGTCACTTGGGGCTTCGATTCGCGGGCTGGGCCGGGCGAGTGCTGGTGGCCCTGCTGCTGGTGTGGGCAATCGTGTTGCCCTTGAGCAGTGGGCGTACGCCGTCGTTTTTCGTCATCGCCTGGGCTGGTCTGATCGGGGCTGTGTTGTGGTCCGGGGCTTCCTCGGCAATCGACAGGGCGCGCACTGTGCAAGCGCTGGAGCGAGTGCTGCTGGAGCCGCTGCTACACCCCGCGATCTGCGTTCCGGGCCGGATGCCGCTAGCCGAGGCGCTGGCGCACGCCGAAACTGGCGCGCGCACCGTGGTCGTCTTGTCCACGAACGGCAGCCCGCAGGGTGTGCTCGCCCCGCTCGAGCTGGACGAATTGCCGGCGGAGGGCCGCCACGATCTGCTCAGCGCACCCGTATCCGCCTTCTGCCTGCGCCAGCCGCCAGGCTGGGTGCTGGAGGCGGGGGAGCGTGCCTGGGGCCCGGCCAGGATCCTCGAAGCGATGCGCAGCGCCCAGACGCCCATGGTTCTGCTGCGCGGCGAACACGGAGATTCGGTGGTGCTGGCCAGCGACCTGCAGCAGGCTCACGACCTGGAGCAGAGCGGGGTGCAGACGACTCGGGCGAGGCGGGGGTAG
- a CDS encoding thiolase family protein has translation MQADRIVVLDGARTPIGSFGGVFKDVPAHVLGAHAAREALRRSGVPGQDIAEVVMGCIGQVGPDAYNARRVGIEAGLPESVPAFTVNRLCGSGLQAVWSAAQEMRWNGLDFTLAGGDESMTRMPFYDFGARNGYRLGDRALVDGTMLMLTDPFHGIGMGVTAENVATRYGVSREQQDEFALRSQQRCASAAAQAAFAEEIVAVQTGGRKPVTVSQDEHPKPDTTREVLAGLRPAFAKDGTVTAGNSSGINDGGAAVVLAREQAARERGLTPMVELTAVATAAMEPEYMGYAPTPALKKLFAMTGTSPSSVDVVELNEAFASQAVAVIRDAGLDEEKTNPYGGAIALGHPVGATGAILTLRVAKHLVRRDLETGIVTMCIGGGQALAALFTRV, from the coding sequence ATGCAGGCGGACAGGATCGTCGTGCTCGATGGAGCACGGACCCCGATCGGTAGTTTCGGTGGGGTCTTCAAAGATGTGCCGGCGCACGTGTTGGGCGCGCACGCCGCCCGCGAAGCCCTCCGCCGCAGCGGTGTCCCCGGACAGGACATCGCCGAGGTCGTCATGGGGTGTATCGGCCAGGTCGGGCCGGATGCGTACAACGCGCGCCGGGTCGGTATCGAAGCCGGACTGCCCGAGAGCGTGCCGGCGTTCACCGTCAACCGGCTCTGTGGCAGCGGCTTGCAGGCGGTCTGGTCAGCGGCCCAGGAGATGCGCTGGAACGGCCTGGACTTCACCCTGGCCGGTGGTGACGAGAGCATGACCCGGATGCCGTTCTACGACTTCGGAGCCCGCAACGGCTACCGGTTGGGGGATCGGGCACTGGTCGATGGCACCATGCTGATGCTGACCGACCCCTTCCACGGCATCGGGATGGGCGTCACGGCCGAGAACGTCGCCACGCGGTACGGGGTCTCCCGGGAACAGCAGGACGAGTTCGCGCTTCGTTCCCAGCAGCGCTGCGCCAGCGCGGCGGCCCAAGCGGCGTTCGCTGAAGAGATCGTGGCGGTGCAGACCGGTGGGCGTAAGCCGGTGACCGTGTCGCAGGACGAACACCCCAAGCCCGACACCACGAGGGAAGTCCTGGCGGGGTTACGCCCCGCCTTCGCCAAGGACGGCACCGTCACCGCCGGGAACTCCTCCGGCATCAACGACGGGGGCGCAGCCGTGGTGCTTGCCCGCGAGCAGGCTGCCCGTGAGCGGGGCCTGACCCCGATGGTGGAACTCACCGCCGTCGCCACGGCCGCGATGGAGCCTGAATACATGGGGTACGCACCCACGCCTGCGCTGAAGAAGCTGTTCGCCATGACCGGAACCAGCCCGAGCAGCGTCGACGTGGTGGAACTCAACGAGGCCTTCGCCTCCCAGGCGGTAGCGGTCATCCGCGACGCGGGGCTGGATGAGGAGAAGACAAACCCGTACGGAGGGGCCATCGCGCTGGGCCACCCGGTCGGGGCCACCGGCGCAATCCTAACCCTGCGCGTTGCCAAGCACCTGGTGCGCCGCGACCTGGAGACCGGCATCGTGACGATGTGCATCGGGGGCGGCCAAGCCCTTGCCGCCCTGTTCACCCGCGTCTGA
- a CDS encoding ribose-phosphate diphosphokinase, with product MRDVIVFSGSAHEPLARRICEHLGVPLSPVDIARFSNDCLQAQLLVNCRQRDVFIVQPLVPPTQEHLMELLMMIDAARGASAAHVTAVMPHYSYARSDKKDASRISLGGRLVADMLVTAGADRVITMALHAPQVHGFFSCPVDHLTAIGALAAHFQDNERDLSEHIVVSPDLGNAKTATLFARLLGLPVAAGNKQRLADDRVVIDSIVGDVSGKRAIVLDDEIATGGSMIELLDKLAEEGCPGASVVCTHGLFAGKAVERLNAHELITEIVTTDTVPAPEGLDKLIVRSVADLFAEAIARIHIGESVSSLFDGVDPRHGSPQLSLNFG from the coding sequence GTGCGTGACGTCATCGTCTTCTCCGGATCGGCCCACGAACCCCTCGCCCGGCGAATCTGCGAGCATCTCGGAGTTCCGCTGTCGCCGGTGGATATCGCCCGGTTCAGCAACGACTGTCTGCAAGCGCAGTTGCTCGTCAACTGTCGCCAACGCGACGTTTTCATCGTGCAGCCGCTGGTACCCCCGACACAGGAGCACCTCATGGAGCTGCTCATGATGATCGACGCCGCCCGGGGCGCCTCAGCGGCGCATGTCACCGCCGTCATGCCGCATTACTCGTATGCCCGCTCGGACAAAAAGGACGCCTCCCGGATCTCTCTGGGCGGGCGTCTGGTCGCCGACATGCTCGTCACCGCAGGCGCAGATCGGGTCATCACGATGGCGCTGCATGCCCCGCAGGTACACGGTTTCTTCTCCTGCCCGGTGGACCATCTGACGGCTATCGGCGCGCTCGCTGCGCATTTCCAAGACAACGAGCGCGACCTGAGCGAACACATCGTCGTCTCCCCCGACCTGGGCAACGCCAAGACCGCCACTCTCTTCGCTCGCCTGTTGGGGCTTCCGGTGGCTGCCGGCAACAAGCAACGGCTGGCTGACGACCGGGTCGTCATCGACTCCATCGTCGGTGACGTCAGCGGCAAACGCGCCATCGTCCTGGACGACGAGATCGCTACCGGCGGCTCCATGATCGAACTTCTGGACAAGCTCGCTGAGGAGGGCTGCCCCGGCGCTTCGGTGGTGTGCACGCACGGTTTGTTCGCCGGCAAAGCCGTGGAGCGGCTGAACGCCCACGAACTCATCACCGAGATCGTCACCACCGACACCGTTCCGGCCCCCGAGGGACTCGACAAACTCATCGTGCGCTCGGTGGCCGACCTCTTCGCGGAGGCGATCGCCCGTATCCACATCGGTGAATCGGTCAGCAGCCTCTTCGACGGGGTCGATCCGCGACACGGTTCACCGCAGCTGTCTTTGAACTTTGGCTGA
- the arc gene encoding proteasome ATPase, giving the protein MSSEATDPQVQIARLEAGLSTLRRRNEELTRTLSYARDQLSGLKAQVAALGGPPSTYGQVLAPPAQDTVDVLTGGRRMRVQISPDVDQGSLVLGREVRLNDTLAVVDVGQFEDLGQVVTVHETLDDDRVVVVIHGEDQRIARRAAPMAQTPLRGGDLVLLDTRSNFVYEVVPKAEVEDLVLEEVPDISYSDIGGLSGQIEAIRDAIELPYLHPELFREHHLRPPKGLLLYGPPGCGKTLIAKAVAASLARQSSQLKGEAGTKSYFLNVKGPELLNKYVGETERQIRLIFQRAREHASGGAPVVVFFDEMDSLFRTRGSGLSSDVETTIVPQLLAEIDGVERLDNVIIIGASNREDMIDPAILRPGRLDAKIRIDRPDEESARDIFGKYLTADLPLHDEELAAHGGDAQATIAAMIDAVVQQMYARTTRNRYLELVYANGHSEVLYFADFTSGAMIQNVVDRAKRSAIKDLLSGGGRGLTTAHLVQACLDEFTENEDLPNTSNPDDWARVSGRKGERVIEMRRLAAQPVQAEPEPVRAVEGVKTPGQYL; this is encoded by the coding sequence ATGAGCTCCGAGGCTACTGACCCGCAGGTGCAGATCGCTCGTTTGGAAGCCGGCCTGAGCACCCTTCGGCGCCGCAACGAGGAACTCACCCGGACGCTGTCCTACGCCCGCGATCAACTGTCGGGGCTCAAGGCGCAGGTCGCGGCCCTGGGGGGCCCGCCCTCCACCTACGGCCAGGTGCTCGCCCCACCCGCCCAGGACACGGTCGATGTGTTGACCGGCGGGCGCAGGATGCGGGTCCAGATCTCACCCGATGTGGATCAGGGCAGCCTCGTCCTGGGCCGTGAGGTGCGCCTCAACGACACCCTGGCCGTGGTGGACGTCGGACAGTTCGAGGACCTCGGGCAGGTTGTCACCGTGCATGAGACCCTCGACGACGACCGGGTGGTCGTGGTCATCCACGGTGAGGACCAACGCATTGCCCGCCGGGCTGCGCCGATGGCACAGACGCCGCTGCGTGGTGGGGACCTGGTTCTGCTCGATACCCGCAGCAACTTCGTCTACGAGGTCGTCCCCAAAGCCGAGGTCGAAGATCTCGTACTGGAGGAGGTCCCCGACATCTCCTATTCCGACATCGGCGGGCTCTCCGGGCAGATCGAAGCGATCCGGGACGCCATCGAGCTGCCGTATCTGCACCCCGAGCTCTTCCGGGAGCACCACTTGCGCCCGCCCAAGGGTCTGCTGCTGTACGGCCCTCCCGGCTGCGGGAAGACACTCATCGCCAAGGCGGTCGCGGCTTCGTTGGCCCGCCAGAGCTCCCAGCTGAAGGGGGAGGCCGGCACTAAGAGCTACTTCCTGAACGTCAAGGGCCCAGAGCTGTTGAACAAGTACGTCGGCGAGACCGAGCGCCAGATCCGGTTGATCTTCCAACGCGCCCGTGAGCACGCCAGCGGGGGAGCGCCGGTGGTCGTGTTCTTCGACGAGATGGACTCGCTGTTCCGCACCCGCGGTTCGGGTTTGTCCTCCGATGTGGAGACCACGATCGTGCCGCAGCTGTTGGCCGAGATCGACGGCGTGGAACGCCTGGACAATGTCATCATCATCGGCGCCAGCAACCGCGAGGACATGATCGACCCGGCCATTCTGCGCCCGGGGCGCCTTGACGCCAAGATCCGCATCGACCGCCCCGACGAGGAATCCGCGCGCGACATCTTCGGCAAGTACCTCACCGCTGACCTGCCGCTGCACGATGAGGAACTGGCTGCACACGGTGGCGACGCCCAAGCCACGATCGCGGCGATGATCGACGCTGTGGTCCAGCAGATGTATGCCCGCACAACGCGCAACCGCTACCTGGAGTTGGTGTACGCCAATGGGCACAGCGAGGTGCTGTACTTCGCCGACTTCACCTCCGGGGCGATGATCCAGAACGTCGTCGACCGCGCCAAACGCAGCGCCATCAAGGACCTGCTGAGCGGCGGCGGTCGAGGCCTGACCACGGCTCATCTGGTGCAGGCCTGCTTGGATGAGTTCACCGAGAACGAAGACCTGCCCAACACCAGCAACCCTGACGACTGGGCACGGGTTTCGGGACGCAAGGGTGAACGCGTCATCGAGATGCGGCGCCTGGCCGCCCAACCCGTTCAGGCAGAGCCCGAACCAGTCCGAGCTGTTGAAGGCGTTAAGACCCCAGGGCAATACCTGTAG
- a CDS encoding alpha/beta hydrolase, with protein MNPLPWRLRIADFVVRLGGPGVTDLDSAGIARRRSAAAHPVQSALWRLMSGPVVPRVRIEPLQIPGRHGTIAARVYRPAAADGRAPVATVIFFHGGGWVFGAPSEYDPFCSWLADAAEVLIVSIDYRLAPEHVAPAGLQDALDATRWIGEHVARLGGDPERLGVMGDSAGGNLAAVVTQQVRDEGGPTLRHQVLIYPSVDSTCLRRSKIEHARGPLITRRDTDTFFRLYRGSGADALDPADPRISPLQGDLRGLPPALIQTAALDPLRDEGRAYADKLRRSGVQVLATDYPNAAHGFASMPALAPSTWAHRSEIRDEIRRHLAGGQVIS; from the coding sequence ATGAATCCCCTGCCGTGGCGACTGCGCATTGCCGATTTCGTGGTCCGCCTCGGCGGTCCGGGGGTTACCGACCTGGATTCTGCGGGTATCGCGCGGCGCCGCAGCGCGGCCGCCCATCCGGTGCAGTCGGCGTTGTGGCGGCTGATGAGCGGGCCGGTGGTGCCCCGGGTACGGATTGAGCCGCTGCAGATCCCCGGTCGGCACGGGACCATCGCCGCGCGGGTCTATCGCCCGGCCGCGGCCGATGGGCGCGCGCCGGTGGCAACGGTCATCTTCTTCCACGGCGGCGGTTGGGTCTTTGGTGCACCCAGCGAATACGACCCGTTCTGCTCGTGGCTGGCCGATGCGGCGGAGGTTCTCATCGTCAGCATCGACTACCGGCTGGCACCCGAACACGTCGCCCCGGCCGGGCTGCAGGATGCGTTGGACGCGACCCGCTGGATCGGTGAGCACGTGGCCAGACTGGGCGGGGATCCTGAGCGGCTGGGCGTGATGGGCGACAGCGCGGGCGGGAACCTGGCTGCCGTGGTGACCCAGCAGGTCCGGGATGAGGGCGGTCCCACCCTGCGCCACCAGGTGCTCATCTACCCCAGCGTGGATTCCACGTGTCTGCGGCGTAGCAAGATTGAGCATGCCCGCGGGCCGCTCATCACGCGCCGCGACACCGACACCTTCTTCCGCCTCTACCGTGGCAGCGGCGCCGACGCTCTCGACCCGGCTGACCCACGCATCTCTCCCCTGCAGGGCGACCTGCGCGGCCTGCCGCCTGCCCTCATTCAGACCGCTGCGCTGGATCCGCTGCGTGATGAGGGCCGGGCGTACGCCGACAAACTGCGCCGAAGCGGGGTTCAGGTGCTCGCCACGGACTATCCCAACGCGGCGCACGGATTCGCCAGCATGCCCGCCCTAGCGCCCTCGACCTGGGCCCATCGCAGCGAAATCCGGGACGAGATCCGCCGCCACCTGGCCGGGGGGCAGGTCATTTCCTGA